The sequence CCGCCCAGCCCCCGGAGTTACGCAGCGCCAACGGCATCCTTGATGAGATTTCCACCGAGATCGGCGCCTTGAAGGCCAACTGGCCCCAGCAGGCTCCGCCTCAGCCCATGATGCCGGAGTTGCGCGGCGTGCTTGACGAGCTGGAAGTTATGGCCGTCACCGAGCGGATCAAGTTCAACCGCGGAGACTATATTTAGATCGACGGGAGCCGATCACCTCGTGGCTCCCGTCATCAGTCTCCATTCCGCCAGGGGCCGATAGTTCGGCCCTTCCGCGGACAAGCGACTCTCCCAGAGCACCATCCGGTCCACGGTGATTTCCGGCCAGGAAAACTCTCCCACGGAGCGGAGAATATCGACCCAAGGCGACGCGGATGAGTGCCTGGTTTCCCGTGAACCACGCCGCGCCATGCAGTGGCGGTCTTTTCGTGGCGGCTTGATCCGCGCCACGGTGAGATGCGGTCGAAACGTTCGTTCTTCTCTGGCAAAACCCAGACCCGCGCATGTGGACTCGACCCTGGTCGCCAGTTTGCGGGCCTGCTCCATCCCTTTGCCCAGCCCCACCCAGAAAACCCGAGGCCTGCGTAGATCCGGGAAAAATCCCGCGCCGCGTCCCCGCAACGCAAACGCCGGGCACGTTTTTTCACCGGAAAGCCCCTCCCCTAAAGCCTCCATCAAGGGCTTGATCCGCTGCTCCTGGATATCTCCCAAAAATTTCAACGTCAGATGCCAGTTCCCCGGCCTGGTCCAGGATACCCCGGAGCCCAGCGGGATTTTCCATTCCTCAATGATGCCCGCCAGCAACCGCTGGTAGGCTTCGGGCAACGGTAGGCCAATAAAGCAGCGCATGTGTTTCTCCTGTTCGGGGGGCTCTCAGCAATCCATGGCAACGGTTCACCCATCCTCGATCAGCCTATCCAGAATCAGGCCGAAAAAGCCGGAGTTCCGGCCGTCCTGAAAGCGCCAGCCGAGATGCGCCTGGCAGGCCGCGCACGCGGCGACCTGCCAGGAGAGGCCGGGAAACCAGGAGAATTCGGTGCTGGGCGGGCTTGCCGGGAGCGCGCCGGGGGCGCGGGCGAAGCAGCCGATTGCAAAGACGTGTCCGTGAGGATTGAAGAAGACATGGTCGTGGCGATCGTTGATCGCGATGCGCTGGTCCATCGAGGTGATTGCCGATCCGCAAGCCCGGCAGCGCAGGACCGGCCCAGGGAGCGTTTCGGTTTCATCCAGGGATTCTTCGACGAGAATATGCTCCGGGCTTCGGCCATGGTCCAGGCGAAGCACCTCGATTCGTCCCGGCCGAGAATGAGGCCTTGAAACCGCTGGGACGGCATCAACGCTCAACATGACACGTCGGTAGACAGGCTGTGTCATCATGCTTCCCCCATGGCTTTGGTGGTGCGCTTGACGGCTGATTTTTGGACTTTTCCGCGGGGTTGAGGCAAGAAGATCGGATGTGGTCGGGGGAATGCTGGTCGAAATCCGTCCACGCCGGGAGATGAGGAAAAGCGTTGGAGGAAGCTGATGCGGGATGTCACGGATGATCTTGTGCGGATCATGGAGCGGATTGCTGGTGGTGAATATGGAAGCGATCTCTTCCGGTACAGTACGGAGGAGCATCCGGAAATGGTGCGCAGGATCGCCGAGGCCATGGGGATGATGATGGTCAAGGTGGAGGCCAGGGAGCAGCGCATTTTGATGGACCTTGAAGAACTCCGCGAGCGGCACGAAATGTTCAAAAAAGCGGTGACCAGTTTCGCTTTGGCCATGTCGTCCGCGATAGGGGCTCGGGATCCCTACACCCAGGGGCACGAGCAGCGTACCGCAGGATATGCCTTGCGTCTGGCCCGAAGGGTCGGCTTGTCCATGGAGGACGCCCAGTCTGTATATCTCGGGGCCATGCTGCATGATATCGGCAAACTCGGTTTTTCCGATGCGCTGTTTAGCGGCGAGGATTGTCGTGATTCACCGGAACTGCTGCAAGCGATCAAGGCCCATCCGAAAATCGGCGGTTCCATCTTGCTCTGGCTCGATTTTCTCGGCCCCGCCCTGGACGTGGTGCGTCACCATCACGAGCGCATGGACGGCTCAGGGTATCCGCAAGGCCTGGTCGGCGAGGACATCCCCTATTTCGCCCGAATCGTGGCCGTGGCCGATATCTTTGACGCCATTACCACGGATCGTCCCTACCAACGCGGCAAGACCCTGCGCGAAGGTCTCGCCACTTTGGAGGCCATCGCCGGATCCCATCTCGACCCGGTCCTGGTGGCCGCGTTTCAGGAGGAGGTTCTGGAGAACGGGCTGGAATAGCTGTCGTGCCGGATGCGGCTACCGCCTTATTCAGTCTACTGTCCAGAATTTTGGCCACAGACGGAAAAGGCAGACAAAGAAGGACTTTTCTCCAGCCGACTTGGCTGGAGAAATACACTTCGCGCCGCAGGCGCAGGCAAATGTTTCAGCCCTGAAGCATGGGTCTTCCGTCTGCCTTTTTCTCCTTCCCCGCCTGGTCAGCCCCCTGCTTTCCGAACCATGTTCAACATCCCTTCCAGGGCCACCCGTGCGGTCTGGTGTTTGATCTCCAGACGTGTTCCGGAAAAGCGCCAAAGCGCGCTGTGCATTGCTTCGCCCAGCGCCCAGGCCATCCAGACCGTGCCCACGGGCTTTTCCGGAGTTCCTCCGTCCGGACCGGCGATGCCGGAGACGGCCAGGGCGGCCTGGGCACCGAGGAGTCGCCGTGCACCTTGGGCCATGGCCAGGACCGTCTCCCGGCTGACCGCTCCATGGGTCGTCAACACGGTCTCCGGCACCCCCAAGACCTGCTGCTTGACGTGGTTGGCGTAGGCCACGACGCCGCCGGCAAACCAGCCCGAGCTGCCCGAGACGTTGGTCGCTTCGTGGCTGATCAGCCCTCCGGTGCAGGATTCAGCTGCGGCCAGCAGCGCGGATCGTTTGCAAAGCTCCGTGCCCAGGGCCCGGATGATATCTTCGAGGTTTTCATTCTTCGTATGGGTCATTGGTTGCCTCTCCTATTCCGGCTATCCTTGATCCATGAATGGGTAAAGGGTAATGCCTTGCCTGGCAAGTACATCGATAAAGGCCGCCGACCATCCACACGACGCCTTCGCGCAAGCATGAAAGGCGCATCAAGGACCCTTCCCTTATGATTCATTTTTTTCTCCGCTTGGATACCCCGTTGTCCCTCAAAGTTCAGCCCCACGGGGTCTCGGCATGAGTCGCATCCATCCTAAGTCCGTCCTTCTGGTCGTCAAACGAGGTCATGGCGAAGCCCTCGGTCTGGCCGACGAAATCTCTGGCTGGCTGACCCGGCGCGGGATCGTTGCCTGGGTTACTGAAAACGAGGACGACCTCTCTTCGTGTTTGCCTGCCCAAAGCCAGACTCCGACCCTGGTTCTCGTTTTGGGCGGGGACGGGACCATGATCAGCGTGGCCCGAAAGATCTGCACCAACGACATGGCGCTGCTGGGGATCAACTTCGCGCGGGTGGGATTTCTGACGGAATGTTCAAGGGATGCCTGGAAGGAGGTCCTGGAGGACATTCTTGCCAACGGGGCCGCGGTGTCCTCACGCTTACTCCTGGACGTCCGTCTGGTCCGCGACGACGCCACCCTGCTTTCAACCGTCGCGGTGAACGACATCGTGGTCGGTCGGGGCAACTTGGCCCGACTGGTCAACCTGGAACTGTTCTTCGCGGACGAACGAATCGCCGCCCTACGGGCCGACGGCTTGGTGCTTTCCACGCCCACCGGGGCTTCTGCCTATTCCTACTCCGCGGGGGGGCCGCTGATCTATCCGGAATTGGAGGTGATTTGCGCCACTCCGATCTGTTCGTTCCTGACGGAAGTCAAGCCGTTCGTCTTTCCGGCCGATCAAGAAATCCGGGTCCGGGTGAACGAGGAGACGACCGAGGTGTTTCTGACTCTTGACGGACAATCGGGCTGGCCGTTGCGCAAGGGGGACACGGTGCTGGTCGCCAGGTCGTCCCGAAGAATGCATCTGGTCAGGTATCCGGGGTCGTCCTATTTTCAAAAACTCAAGGCCAAAGGTTTTCTTCGGGAGATCTGACGTGTCCACCCTTCTTCGTACTGATTCCTCTCCAGAGTTCCGGCTGGGCCATGACCCCCGACTGGACGCCTGGATTCTGCATTTTCTCACGGAAAACAATCTGGATCACGCCACTAATCCGGAGGAGAACGC comes from Desulfonatronum thiodismutans and encodes:
- the thpR gene encoding RNA 2',3'-cyclic phosphodiesterase, with translation MRCFIGLPLPEAYQRLLAGIIEEWKIPLGSGVSWTRPGNWHLTLKFLGDIQEQRIKPLMEALGEGLSGEKTCPAFALRGRGAGFFPDLRRPRVFWVGLGKGMEQARKLATRVESTCAGLGFAREERTFRPHLTVARIKPPRKDRHCMARRGSRETRHSSASPWVDILRSVGEFSWPEITVDRMVLWESRLSAEGPNYRPLAEWRLMTGATR
- a CDS encoding cereblon family protein; translation: MLRLDHGRSPEHILVEESLDETETLPGPVLRCRACGSAITSMDQRIAINDRHDHVFFNPHGHVFAIGCFARAPGALPASPPSTEFSWFPGLSWQVAACAACQAHLGWRFQDGRNSGFFGLILDRLIEDG
- a CDS encoding HD-GYP domain-containing protein, giving the protein MRDVTDDLVRIMERIAGGEYGSDLFRYSTEEHPEMVRRIAEAMGMMMVKVEAREQRILMDLEELRERHEMFKKAVTSFALAMSSAIGARDPYTQGHEQRTAGYALRLARRVGLSMEDAQSVYLGAMLHDIGKLGFSDALFSGEDCRDSPELLQAIKAHPKIGGSILLWLDFLGPALDVVRHHHERMDGSGYPQGLVGEDIPYFARIVAVADIFDAITTDRPYQRGKTLREGLATLEAIAGSHLDPVLVAAFQEEVLENGLE
- a CDS encoding CinA family protein; translation: MTHTKNENLEDIIRALGTELCKRSALLAAAESCTGGLISHEATNVSGSSGWFAGGVVAYANHVKQQVLGVPETVLTTHGAVSRETVLAMAQGARRLLGAQAALAVSGIAGPDGGTPEKPVGTVWMAWALGEAMHSALWRFSGTRLEIKHQTARVALEGMLNMVRKAGG
- a CDS encoding NAD(+)/NADH kinase; this encodes MSRIHPKSVLLVVKRGHGEALGLADEISGWLTRRGIVAWVTENEDDLSSCLPAQSQTPTLVLVLGGDGTMISVARKICTNDMALLGINFARVGFLTECSRDAWKEVLEDILANGAAVSSRLLLDVRLVRDDATLLSTVAVNDIVVGRGNLARLVNLELFFADERIAALRADGLVLSTPTGASAYSYSAGGPLIYPELEVICATPICSFLTEVKPFVFPADQEIRVRVNEETTEVFLTLDGQSGWPLRKGDTVLVARSSRRMHLVRYPGSSYFQKLKAKGFLREI